The genomic stretch cgtgaggtgacgagtgtgtacatatgctaattgttgaaaatcctattttcattaagtaactataacagTGTTTTTCTTCCCtacttatactacttgcaatttatgCCTACTGTTAGCCTaaggaagcatgtctaattgacttaattgctttacttgctcaaactgctttatttgaattctgtgcagtatgctaggttagaaatacctgtttaccgtggtatgaaatttggatttgAACTGAATGTTCTTCGTGTTGTTgatgtgtatttactttgggactagggacggtatcccgagagatctccctgcatgtttactttaggactacggatttgtattctggtagatccccctatacatttatattggaactatgggactgcacccggtagattcccccagtactggatatttacatttgggactacggattggaattttggtagatccccgtgcactatgagttggactgcgggacgacacccgggagatctactggatatttacatttggggattATAGGACGGtttcctgggagatccccggtttcTATCTCTGAGTGGAGTTACATTCTTATCTTTAATTTTCTCTCCATTGTAtctgttgttattcttattatcctgtgttacttcatactgttagcatttaattatactGTCGTATTCTATTGTGTTTTACCTCGTTATTATCATGTGTTACTtcatccttagcttgtgatttcatgagattccgagttCTGGGAAGTTGTTaagtttttgagatcttgtattatcatatgccgagcggcatcttaaacgcttctatatttgtttatcttcatttttttagtttatccacattttgtttctttttctgcaattgttaggcttacatagtcatagagactaggtgccatcatgacagtTCACAGAgagagaacttgggtcgtgatacCTTCTATAACGTAGTTCACTTGTATGAGTTATTATTTGGTAGATATTGATAAGTTGGTAAAGTTGAGACATTCGAGTTATCAGAGATTCTTTGATTATTATGTGATTCTTCATTGCCTCATACATTTACTCTCTTGATGTAGACATTCTTGTAAATTTTGGTTGTTGAATTGTTATTGTTGATTGAAATTGTTTGGGGAGCGGATTGCACGCTGCTATAGAAATTGAAAGGTAATGAACTTTAATGGTTGAATAAGGATGGATATGATATTGACAGatgatgatatggtgggatcgggttgtgcgccgcaacgtATTGTATAAGTTGTATTTGTTTGTGACTGTTGGATTTTGCCCCGGTATCTTGAGATGAATTTATAAGACATGTTATTCTGGGCTCTATGGTAGTTGAATTTTGAGTTCGTTGTTATGCGTTAATTGCTTTAATTCCATCCCTgtcttttctgttattattatttttgcgtACATGTTATTGTAGGTGACCCACCttagactcgtcactactttatccgagttaggctcggcacttacagagtacattgggtcgattgtactcatactacactttgcactttttgtgcagatagCGGAGTTGGTCCCAACTGTGCTGACTGAGGTCTGTTCGGATCTAGCTATCAGTGGAGACTTGTGGTATAGCTGCACGAGTGTCCGCAGtcttgaagtccccttctacaTCATTCTAGCTATTTATTTTGATTAAGacatttatgtttatttcagaCCATTGTAGTACTGTAGATGCTCATTTATTCGTGACACTAGATCTGGGATTGTATTCGGATTTCGTCGTTTATTAGTTTATCGCCTTATTTTATACTACTCAACTTTATTACTGTCAATTAATTTTGAAATACTTAAAAATGGTTAAGACATATAGCTAATGCTGtattgcctagcaagtgaaatgttaggcgccatcatggtccCAAGGGTGAaaattctgggtcgtgacaattggGCAATAATGACATGCATTGGCGAAATAGTAATTAGTTGATAAAATCTATGTCTCGATTTTGAGATTtatgatactcctttatgaaagcttataagctTTCATGTGTAAACTCCGCTGATGGATTTTGTATCCATAACATGAAATAAGTTAACCCAAATTCTagaggaagtaatcaataaatcATATTGTTATTAATTTAATATAATTAATTAGTATCTTAATCTTAACATGtggagttaaataaggttttatgaaATTTTTTTGAAATTGAGCTAAGGAGTGAAATTACAAGTTTTTAGTGAAATAATGCATAATTTATTGTGgtagatattaatttcgaaatttgaaCTTTAAATCCATAATAGGATTGCTTATTAATTAAATTATGTGATTCCTACTGTGcccaaataatagaaaataaaggAAACCTTTCTTTGGTGGAAAAAAAATCCAACAGGTTTTGAAAAGGGGGTTTAACCCAAAACAATGTGGCTATATATACATTGGTTTTTTATACTTAAGGATGGCCGAATTTTGGTGCATTTTCCTTGAAATTTCGCTCACACAAGATTTCTTCTGTTCggatattatttgggtaacacaatAGAAGACTGTGAGACGTTCTTGGAGGTTGTGatctgtaatgacccgaccagtcatttttaGAATTTAAGCTCCGTTTGGCGGTGTAAGGTCTTGAAaaacttcatattatgtgtatcgacttgcgtgcatggttgaattcagttaccaGATGATTCACAATCAAATTGGAGCAAGGAATCTAGTTTTAAaagcttaagcggtgagaatttgaccggaatttgacttttgtataaatagctccagaatgggttttggataatttcaacagctttgtatggtgatttggGACGTAGTCGTgcgtccggatttggatttggaggtccgtagggtaatttgaggcattttagcgaaagttggaaaagttgaagtttgggaAAATGGAGAATTTGACCTATAGTTGAGTTTAGTGATATCGGAGTGCAATTTCGAGACATGAAAcaactccattatgtcatttgggactttcttgcaaaatttggtgtcatttggagttgatttgatatggatAGGACGATTGGTTTCGATTCTAAGTGTTCTTGAAGTTCATGGTTATTTTCATGTGGTTTGGCATATGATTTGTGGTTCTACAGGTTATTTTGGTGTTCTGATCGTGCGAGCGAGTTCGTGTTATGTGTTCAGACTTCCGTgagtgtttggtttggagcctcgggggctcaggtgagttttgaatTAGCTTCAGATTGTTTTGTTAACTTTTTGTGTGCTGGTTCTggttttctcgcatttgcgagtttttGGTTGCAAATGCGACTACTGCAATTGCGAGGTagtcatcgcaattgcgagcttgGGCTGCTGGGGattaggtcgcatttgcgaagaaagtaCCGCTTTTGCGAAACCTTCAGAGTTtcctatcgcatttgcgatgaaggcAGGACTGTTCCATGCTTCGTTTTTGCGAAGAATTCTTCATTTTTGCGAACCCAGTATTGCAAATACGACATCTGTAGCCTGCTAAAAGCTGGGCATTCCAAATCTtagcttcattttatcatattttaaacCCTAGGTCTGAAagtgggcgattttgagagaggATTTTAATATCAAATCATTGGGTAAATGCCTCTAATCAAATTTCGACTATATTTTGttattatatcttagatttaacatcaaattcatgtgaatctaaaggaaattttggggaaaattgtaaaacctttcaaaaatgaaatatgatgatttgaaggacgaaTTGGTATCGGAACTtcataatttttgtatggttgaactcgtattggAATGGTGTTCgggttttgtaaattttgtcgggtgtTGAGGTACGGGCCTGAGAAGTTGACTTTTGTTTACATTTTGCAAATTATATAAGGATCATaactttgttaattgaaattgtcttctcttgcattgtttgatgtatttaagtcgtCTTTGGCTTGATTGGGCCGAGCGATGGTGagttggtaaaggaaaagctaagtTGAGTATTTAGTTGATCGAATTAGGGTAAGTATcatgcctaaccttgtgtgagggattTCCCCTTAGGACTAGAGTCTTCTATGTTCATTGTAGTCTATGTACGCGAGGTAATGAGTGCGTActcagacttatttgtggaaattggccttttagggttcttaggtccttatattcactgtgtatgaaGTTTTTCTTGATATGACCGAgttcctatttactagtttcacctctacatgcttaaATTAGAATTAGTTGCTTTAGGAGTCAATCTTTTTGCTTATTTGACTCTTACTTGACATAACTgaagatttttacctcttctattgtcatgTTATCTTTTCATAATtgcttatctttatttgaaattatCATCATCTTATCctataattgtttagtcttaatttAGGTTATGATTATCTTTCCACTGCTTATCCataattgaattgttgaatatcctcgtaattgctcaaccttaaaagaagtttagatatctTATATCTtagttgactttctttagttGGAACTATTTGACTCGTGTTAGCTTCTTTATTGTTGTGTACACAGCTAAAATCGGTCGTTCCGATTTTATGATCGATATGACATTCCGTAGAACAGTAGGCTCGAGGCTCTGATCGAGGTTCGACCCCGAGGGTTCCCTATGCTCAATCTCGGGGTAGCACAAATCGATGGATATCATGGACAATCGGGAAATTCAAAAGGCGCGTGCTCAAAGTTGACAACGCCTGTAAGAATGGAACAAGTCCGTACCGGACCATTAAGTAGACATACCAATAACttttctttgtaataaatgcatatgtactctGTTGGGATATCCcgtcctatataaaggggacccttgtcattttttgcacacatgatattcaatacaaggaACAACAACATtctttgctctctaacttaaactcTCTCCATTGTCATTCTTTTGATTTATTACTTACAattattgtgtttcattgatttttattcatttattattcatcattGTTCATAAAGAGCCACCATTAAGGCTCCCAGAACTGTATCGGCCCCATTCCAGCGCTCTAGCTCGACCCGAGGCCCGACATAGgctagctcgaggccccgattccaGCCATTCAGTTTGCATAACATATTATCTTCAAAGCTCTTATATCTTTTTCTTAACTCAcgcttagcatctattgcctaacaactagcataaaaataaatcacgtatttttagaatcacaaaatcaaatctaattgtaattaccattttcaaggtaaacagtttggcgcctaccgtggggctaaaaataatagtgatttttttagtGCTGGTTTACTGAAAAACGCAAGTTATTCttcacattttttcttgtccaagaatcttcgatttcaggtcaaaatgacTAGCTCAGTAAATGTACATGAAAACTACGGTCCTAAGGACCATAGAGAGAATGGTGTGAGGCTGTTTCAGGCGCCGGTGCACCACTGCAAAACCCTGAGGAGCACCAGAGCCAATCCCTGTAGGTGTGGGATAACATAACGCCTGACATGTTGATATAAGCTCCCGCACTAATGGAAGTATACGCCAAGAAAACCAACAGGAAGCTCGGAAAACCCCATCCCGGAAGGAAGGAGAGGCAGACAAGAGGAACAGAACCAGAAAATGCCAGCACATCATTCATATGATCATTGGAGGGACCGACGTTCCTCAAGGACCCGTGATCAAACAGACAAAAGTTTTTGTTGCAACAGAAGGGGAAATTCCGGGCCGCATGCCCGAGTACATCCTAGCATTTAGAAAAGAAGACTTCGAGACCTTCTCTCATCCGTATAACGATGCGCTGGTAATTTTATTTCTCTTGAATAATATCCAAGTTAAACATGTACTCGTGCATTCAGGTAGCTTGGCCAACGTAATCAGGTCAAAGGTGGTAGAATAACTCGGTCTGTTCAATCAAATCACACCTACCTATCGAGTCCCCAATAGCTTCAACATGGCTGGTAAAGCAACGAAGGGGGATATCATTCTCCCGGTCAACATGTTCGATATAGTTCGGAATACCAAATTTCATGTtgtcgaaggtgacatgaggtacaatgcactgcttggaaggccatggatacataacatgagggcagtaccgtcaactcttcatcagatgatgaagtttccaacaaaagacgacataaaatggtATATGGATAGTAGCATGCAGCAAAGGAGATGTTCCCGGTTCACGGGGCCGGAGGGCAAACAGACCTccgaggatgatgaagaagatttcctcgctcCTCGAACTTTCGTTACCCCTGAAGAATCAGACGCAACAAAaccaacaattgaagaactggatCAAGCTACTTTGATTGAGCATCTCCCAGATCGGAAGGAATAACTGGGGATGAGATTGACCCttgaactcaggaaaaaactcattcaatttcttatcaatAATATCGATTGCTTTGCTTGAtacatttagatatgacagggatcccgccggaaataacaacccatcatcTAAGTGTCGACCCCAGGTTTAAATTAGTGAAGCAAAAATGGAGACCTCAGTCCAAAGTAAAACATgcgttcatcaaggacgaggtaaaaAATGTCTCAAAATATGGTCAATTAGGGAGGTAAAATcccccgaatggttggccaatgtagtggtagttcccaaaaaggggaataagttcataatgtgcgtagattataaagacttaaacAGGGCATACCCTAAAGATTCATTGTCGTTTCCCAACATTGACCGcttgatcgatgctacggccggccacgagatcttCACCTTTCTTGACGCCtattcggggtataatcaaattcagatgaaccccgaggatagggaaaagacttcaTTCATCATGAAGTATGCTACGTACTGCTACAATGCGAtacccttcgggctaaaaaatgtggGAGCcacataccaacgcctagttaataagatgttcgaacatcaaatatgcaaatccatggaagtttacattgaagatatgctagttaagtccctgcacgtagaggaccatttgactcatttttaggagacattcgacatcctcagaagctacaacatgaaactcaatcctgagaaatgtgccttcggagtgggtttgggcaaattcttaggcttcatggtgtcaaacaAGGGGATTGAGATCAACCCtgacaaaatcaaagccatcgaataAATCACGGTGGTAAACAATGTGATGGTCGTACAATGGCTGACCGGGTGGATAGCAGCCCTGGGccgattcatatcaaggtcatcagacagaagtcatcatttcttctccttgctcaaaaagaaaaacaacttcgaatggactccggaatgccaacaTGCTCTAGAGGAGTTGAAGCGATATCTAACATGCCCACCTTTACTCCATACCCTAAAGGAGGGTGAAATGCTATATTTGTACCTGGCCGTATCcgaggtagcggtaagtggtgtgctagttcgagaagaataaggtacgcaattccctatttattatgtaattcGGACCCTAAGagatgccgaaacaaggtatTCGCACCTGGAAAAATTAGCTCTGGCATTGATAAGCGCATCTCGAAAATTAAAACATTATTTTTAATGCCATCGTATTTGTGTTTTAACGACAT from Nicotiana sylvestris chromosome 12, ASM39365v2, whole genome shotgun sequence encodes the following:
- the LOC138883094 gene encoding uncharacterized protein; translated protein: MAGKATKGDIILPVNMFDIVRNTKFHVVEGDMRYNALLGRPWIHNMRAVPSTLHQMMKFPTKDDIKWYMDSSMQQRRCSRFTGPEGKQTSEDDEEDFLAPRTFVTPEESDATKPTIEELDQATLIEHLPDRKE